In Oncorhynchus gorbuscha isolate QuinsamMale2020 ecotype Even-year linkage group LG26, OgorEven_v1.0, whole genome shotgun sequence, the DNA window aagtactgtcttaaaaacagaggcataaactctgcagttgttgaactgatgtgtgtTGTTAAAGGGGAACTATGCAATTGTGTTTATTTATAGTGTGTTTATTTATagtcattgattcttgaagaatataacgcATGCCTCATGAGTTTCGTTCAACTGTCGTAccacatcagaacccaaaataagctttttttttactccaatgtttagaaacaatgtaaaccagcactgtatagcctcaacatggttaaaactataatgctgatatcatggatggtcagtccttgcatccgtaGGTCTGTCTGAATTTGAGactagttacatttctccagccccatccatcttattaccaaaacagtggtggaatgacagctttgttattgtttgaactgcagattggttgattgattgtgtGGCTTTTTTCAAGGGGCAACATAGGATTTAGAcagcaacaaaatggctgccctGGGACTtggtttggtaaacagctgagggatgggggctggagaaatgtaaccactttcaCATTCATAGAGAAAGCTATTGTAGCATCCGTAACCCAAAACCTAGAGAAGTTCAGATGTAACAGTTATAAGGTTGCTTGACAGTTGCTGGACCCAGGTTTGAGTCCAGCTCAGGACTACCCCTTGAATTGACTACAATATAAATACAAGGACTGGTCATCCAGAAggtcaaaattatagttttaagcaAGATTTCAAGGCCAAACAGTGCTTGTTTACAAACAATGGCGTTATACGAGCTTATGTTTTGGTATACTACactgaactaatagtatgtagtatatactcattacgTATGTAGTTAAAGTATACTacaatgaactaatagtatatactcattaagtatgtagttaCAGTATGTTAAAgttaactaatagtatgtagtatatgcTCAttgagtatgtagtatacagtatgttagtatgggtattcaaacACAGCTAATTCAAACACAGCTATTTGCCTTTTTTCAATTTATTTTTAATGCCATTACATTAAAGGCGAAACATACCTACATTCCATAACATCTATGAATTGTTTGAAACCTTTGTTTTAAACCCTTCTCAAAGTTGGTGCCTTGCCggatttgtatatatatattttttaaataaaacactACAATGACTtttaccggtgctcgaccagtcggcgaaagcccacgtcatccacgacagagaacggttgattgccAGGGGAAGTGAATTACATTTTCTTGGCATTAATGGATTTGATAAGATGGTTGATTCTGTCAGGGGGAGTtgtaggtgaagttatgggtcctacagtaggttaatgttgtgttatgttaaCAATAACACGCAGGACATTCAAACGAGCGTTACAATTATAATCCAATAGTAGTGTTAAATTCACTTGTATTCAACCTGTAAATGGAGAATGGTGGTGAATTAGTGAATAAACACAGAGCATAATGTACGTTTCCTTGACTAGCACTCCTGATCTTGCGCTAATAGTGCGCTGTAGTATTCAGAATACATTGTGAAAAAATAAAATCTTCGCTCATCATTTTTGCTGCATGCAgttatactacatccataactagcggTTTCCTCATTAGTGGGGAGGAGTTTCTGCAATCAAATTGTGTGCGCATTGCCCTCGTGCTGCAATTTTAGCAAACACAGCAAGGGGCCTATATTGGAGACCAAAGTTGTCTGGTACACTGCTTGGGATTTCAACAACTTTAATCATTTATTTCTAGTTACCACTAATGTGAAAACCAGACAAAATATGACATGTTGCTAACTTGATTGTCTTAATTGTCAAGTAATTTAACAGACGTCAATTGTTGTACAACTTCATGGGTATGCTCTGGGCATCACCTTTTACCTCGAATTAACAGTGTACTTTgtcgttcacacaggagagagacgtgactatcgtggatcctctggggagcctcaacaacatcatgatgctggcgaggcagagaagagtctctccagatcagaacacctcaaGAAACACCTGCAGAGATCCACAGGGAAGAAAtctcactgctgctctgactgtgggaagagattcaaCTCTTCAGTAAAACTTAAAATACATCAAAGAATTCACACTGGAGTGAAACCATATAGCTGtagtcaatgtgggaagagtttttctACATCTCGCTATCTaactatacaccagagaacacacacaggagagaaaccttttggCTGTGAtcactgtgggaagagttttattcGGCAACAAACCCTGAaatcacaccagagaatacacactggagagaaaccttacagctgtaatcaatgtgggaagagtttttctacatctagctatgtaactatacaccagagaacacacacaggagaaaaaccatatagctgtaatcaatgtgAGAAGAGTTTTACTTGGCCAGACAGCCTGAtagtacaccagagaacacacacaggagagaaaccttgtagctgtgatcaatgtgggaagagttttactacatctagcCTGCTGACTTTAcaccagaggacacacacaggagagaaatcttgtagctgtgatcaatgtgggaagagttttactcggCCATACAACCTGAtagtacaccagagaacacacacaggagagaaaccttgtagctgtgatcaatgtgggaagagttttactacatctagcCAGCTGACTttgcaccagagaacacacacaggagaaaaaccGTTTAggtgtgatcaatgtgggaagagttttactagaTCTAGCTATCTaactatacaccagagaacacacacaggagagaatccttgctgtaatcaatgtgggaagagatactctgataaaagatctctgactaaacatcagaaaatacatgaaggagttgtttcatgatatcaatgaaatgtcacaatgtagaatgttttaacattgtagtaacAGTATTCTAATGATGTCAGAAtatagaatgttttaacattgtagtagcaGTATTCTAATGATGTCACtatagaatgttttaacattgtggGAGCAGTATATTAATGAATGTCAGAATGTTGAAGCCTAAATGTTTGCCCCTTGTTCAATTGATATTAGTTACTAAGGATATTGCAGGAGTTTCTTCTTGAAATCAGATATGTCCTTGTGAGGACAACTTGGTTGCTGATTGTATCAAGGGTGGGCAGTCAAAAAGATTAGTGTAGCCAGTTACCATGGCTACCACAATTACCATGGCTACCACAATTTATTTTGACTGCATGTTTTTCCGTATTGGAGATGAGTTTTGTTTGGGCTCGTCCCAGTGTTCTAGAAGCTAGTGAGTTTTAGGAAGAAGAGAGTTCTAGAAGCGAATGAGTTTTAGGATTCTATAGTAagaaaaatgattttaaaaaataatactattgtatattattatttagaaatgtgttttttcttgtttttaatctTTGACAGCCAGTAGACACCATGTTTATATTGTAGAAGGTGAAGCATTGTAGTAGATTAGTAGTAGATTTGTAGTAGATTATAATTATAAACTTTTCCAAGAAAAATATAGGATATATTTGTTGTATTttgttttgaggttggacttgAGCTCGTTGGCACAtatagacattacattacattaacatttaagtcatttagcagacgctcttatccagagcgacttacaaattggtgcattcaccttatgacatccagtggaacaaccactttacaatagtgcatctaaatattttaaggggggggtgagaaggattactttatcctatcctaggtattccttaaagaggtggggtttcaggtggctccagaaggtggtgattgactccgctgtcctggcgtcgtgagggagtttgttccaccattggggagccagagcagcgaacagttttgactgggctgagcgggaactgtacttcctcagtggtagggaggcgagcaggccagaggtggatgaacgcagtgcccttatttgggtgtagggcctgatcagagcctggaggtactgaggtgccgttcccctcacagctccgtaggcaagcaccatggtcttgtagcggatgcgagcttcaactggaagccagtggagagagcggaggagcggggtgacgtgagagaacttgggaaggttgaacactagacgggctgcggcgttctggatgagttgtaggggtttaatggcacaggcagggagcccagccaacagcgagttgcagtaatccagacgggagatgacaagtgcctggattaggacctgcgccgcttcctgtgtgaggcagggtcgtactctgcggatgttgtagagcatgaacctacaggaacgggccaccgcctttgatgttagttgagaatgacagggtgttgtccaggatcacgccaaggttcttagcgctctgggaggaggacacaatggagttgtcaaccgtgatggcgagatcatggaacgggcagtccttccccgggaggaagagcagctccgtcttgccgaagttcagcttgaggtggtgatccgtcatccacactgatatgtctgccagacatgcagagatgcgattcgccacctggtcatcaggtgcatgtcgtctgcatagcaatgataggagagaccatgtgaggttatgacagagccaagtgacttggtgtatagcgagaataggagagggcctagaacagagccctgggggacaccagtggtgagagcgcgtggtgaggagacagattctcgccacgccacctggtaggagcgacctgtcaggtaggacgcaatccaagcatgggccgcgccggagatgcccaactcggagaggttggagaggaggatctgatggttcacagtatcgaaggcagccgataggtctagaaggatgagagcagaggagagagagttagctttagcggtgcggagcgcctccgtgatacagagaagagcagtctcagttgaatgactagtcttgaaacctgactgatttggatcaagaaggtcattctgagagagatagcgggagagctgaccaaggacggcacgttcaagagttttggagagaaaagaaagaagggatactggtctgtagttgttgatatcggagggatcgagtgtaggttttttcagaaggggtgcaactctcgctctcttgaagacggaagggacgtatccagcggtcagggataagttgatgagcgaggtgaggtaagggagaaggtctccggaaatggtctggagaagagaggaggggatagggtcgagcgggcaggttgttgggcggccggccgtcacaagacgcgagatttcatctgagagagaggggagaaagaggtcagagcacagggtagggcagtgtgagcagaaccagcggtgtcgtttgacttagcaaacgaggatcggatgtcgtcgaccttcttttcaaaatggttgacgaagtcatctgcagagagggaggaggggggaggattcaggagggaggagaaggtggcaaagagcttcctagggttagaggcagatgcttggaatttagagtggtagaaagtggctttagcagcagagacagaggaggaaaatgtagagaggagggagtgaaaggatgccaggtccgcagggaggcaagtttt includes these proteins:
- the LOC124015792 gene encoding zinc finger protein 664-like, whose product is MSSLSYCPPEDDQVCLTEKEGLWLNVIVKEEEEEVIIQKHVEGEGVTVKEEEKDVSVKEEEDAFRVKEEDVTVKEEEEEKEEDAVFGVKEDEGEMTVTLEEEGDEEEETEYLGSVSQRHVKASNSSNEERFLVNTRERRDYRGSSGEPQQHHDAGEAEKSLSRSEHLKKHLQRSTGKKSHCCSDCGKRFNSSVKLKIHQRIHTGVKPYSCSQCGKSFSTSRYLTIHQRTHTGEKPFGCDHCGKSFIRQQTLKSHQRIHTGEKPYSCNQCGKSFSTSSYVTIHQRTHTGEKPYSCNQCEKSFTWPDSLIVHQRTHTGEKPCSCDQCGKSFTTSSLLTLHQRTHTGEKSCSCDQCGKSFTRPYNLIVHQRTHTGEKPCSCDQCGKSFTTSSQLTLHQRTHTGEKPFRCDQCGKSFTRSSYLTIHQRTHTGENPCCNQCGKRYSDKRSLTKHQKIHEGVVS